In one window of Methanosarcina vacuolata Z-761 DNA:
- a CDS encoding nucleotide-binding protein gives MTKARNIAIYGKGGIGKSTTSSNLSAALSDLGLTVMQIGCDPKSDSTNNLRGGKSIPSVLDAMRSGKRIEISDIVYEGFNGILCVEAGGPEPGVGCAGRGIITAIELLRQKNVFEEFNPDVVIYDVLGDVVCGGFSIPIREGVAEQVYTVASSDFMAIYAANNLFKGIRKYANNGGALFSGIIANSMNQPIQKEIINDFARQTKTTIAGYVPRSLDVTRSELRGQTVVEHAPDSEQAEVYRELARGILNNNKKYVPAPLESEELKTWAESWSDILLREREQVHGHEGKMKSSSIEEGTPISSEA, from the coding sequence ATGACAAAAGCAAGAAACATCGCAATATATGGAAAAGGCGGTATCGGGAAATCAACTACCTCATCAAATCTTTCAGCGGCTCTTTCTGACCTGGGCCTTACAGTAATGCAAATAGGCTGTGATCCTAAGAGCGACTCCACAAATAACCTGAGAGGAGGCAAATCGATCCCTTCCGTTCTTGATGCTATGAGAAGTGGAAAAAGAATTGAAATCAGCGACATCGTCTATGAAGGGTTCAATGGAATTCTCTGTGTGGAAGCAGGCGGTCCTGAGCCTGGAGTAGGCTGCGCTGGCAGAGGTATTATTACTGCAATCGAACTTCTGAGGCAAAAAAACGTCTTTGAAGAGTTTAACCCTGATGTTGTAATTTATGACGTGCTTGGAGACGTTGTCTGTGGAGGATTCTCAATCCCTATCCGTGAAGGCGTAGCAGAACAGGTATACACTGTTGCATCCTCGGATTTCATGGCAATCTATGCAGCGAATAATCTCTTCAAGGGTATAAGGAAATACGCAAACAATGGCGGTGCGCTTTTCAGCGGAATAATTGCGAATTCAATGAACCAGCCGATTCAAAAAGAGATAATAAATGATTTTGCACGTCAGACAAAAACAACGATTGCCGGATATGTTCCCCGTTCACTTGATGTTACAAGAAGTGAACTCAGAGGACAGACTGTAGTTGAACATGCGCCTGATTCTGAGCAGGCTGAGGTATATAGAGAACTTGCAAGAGGCATTTTGAATAACAATAAGAAATATGTTCCTGCACCTCTTGAGTCTGAAGAACTCAAAACCTGGGCCGAAAGCTGGTCAGATATACTCCTCAGGGAGCGTGAACAGGTACATGGACATGAAGGAAAAATGAAAAGCAGTAGCATTGAAGAAGGAACACCAATAAGTTCCGAAGCATGA